The following are from one region of the Rubidibacter lacunae KORDI 51-2 genome:
- a CDS encoding Ntn hydrolase family protein: MVRHFDYPWAPFRLFQQALITAVQKHDTVAIACDTLTTRTAGGLKTLAEYKPNASKLISYGDSIFGVCGSWAVKQIFTDLLERSEPTFLSSSGEIFRWLLSNQATLKSDYFMKTDNGNDKRQPTESQWLHAILANCHGIFVVTAYREVAEYSRFWAIGSGDRFALGALEVLYDLDLTAAEIAYQAALAATKFSPECAEPIIVETIPKKHKVIEQ; the protein is encoded by the coding sequence TTGGTCCGGCATTTTGACTATCCTTGGGCTCCCTTTCGTCTTTTTCAGCAAGCCCTAATTACCGCCGTACAAAAGCACGACACCGTGGCGATCGCCTGCGACACCCTAACAACTCGTACTGCGGGCGGTTTGAAAACTTTGGCGGAATACAAGCCCAATGCATCGAAGCTAATTTCCTATGGAGATAGCATTTTCGGCGTCTGCGGTAGTTGGGCCGTCAAACAAATATTTACGGATTTGCTAGAGCGCAGCGAGCCAACATTTCTCAGCTCCAGTGGTGAGATTTTCCGTTGGCTCCTGAGTAACCAGGCAACGCTTAAATCCGACTACTTTATGAAAACAGATAATGGCAACGACAAACGCCAGCCGACAGAATCGCAGTGGCTGCACGCTATTTTGGCGAACTGTCATGGTATTTTCGTCGTCACGGCGTATCGAGAGGTGGCCGAATATTCTCGGTTTTGGGCAATTGGCTCGGGCGATCGCTTTGCCCTCGGGGCCTTAGAGGTCCTTTACGATCTCGATTTAACTGCTGCAGAAATCGCCTATCAGGCTGCTCTTGCCGCTACAAAGTTTAGCCCGGAGTGTGCCGAGCCCATTATTGTAGAAACGATTCCCAAGAAGCACAAAGTTATAGAGCAATAA
- a CDS encoding VOC family protein, translating to MNTSTEGNMNPFHIAFPAHDLQEARKFYGEILGCPEGRSADTWIDFNLYGHQVVAHYKPPTSATQDALHHNAVDGHGVPVPHFGVVLSLEDWKALRDRLQAHNVKFKIEPYIRFEGEVGEQATMFFLDPFGNALEFKAFRDLSALFAT from the coding sequence GTGAATACAAGTACTGAGGGCAACATGAATCCCTTTCACATTGCATTTCCCGCGCACGATCTTCAAGAAGCGCGCAAATTCTATGGCGAAATCCTCGGATGCCCTGAAGGTCGGAGTGCCGATACTTGGATTGATTTCAACCTCTACGGCCATCAGGTTGTTGCCCACTACAAACCGCCTACATCTGCGACCCAGGATGCACTACACCATAATGCCGTTGATGGCCACGGCGTTCCGGTCCCACACTTTGGTGTCGTGCTCTCGCTGGAGGATTGGAAAGCTTTGCGCGATCGCTTACAAGCACACAACGTGAAATTCAAGATCGAACCTTATATTCGCTTTGAAGGTGAGGTTGGAGAACAAGCAACGATGTTTTTTCTCGATCCGTTTGGAAATGCCCTTGAATTCAAGGCATTCCGCGATCTGTCTGCACTATTTGCAACCTAG